From a single Clupea harengus chromosome 24, Ch_v2.0.2, whole genome shotgun sequence genomic region:
- the LOC105907885 gene encoding GTPase IMAP family member 7-like — protein MFKYVYTDSTLRIVLVGHTGAGKSASGNTILADKAFKVECSSNAVTKFGEKKQGKVENKDVLVIDTPGINDTEMTQEKLKSEIGRCIEMCAPGPHALLLVIRFNRFTMEQQAAVKWIQENFGEGALKYTIVLFTGKEELDGKSVEKFISENPCLQKLVKKCGDRYHAFNNNDISSLQVRELFSKIENMMKINHADCYTKEMYKSTHDLIARREKERKEKKNKRDRETEKEKEKAVLWKGVGAVAGALAGTATGAVIGSVAGPYFGGATVVVQVGAKAMTAATAATAGSATLGAGAGGLAGYGRGPKIRQLYNGLHNGVLNLVNDNSAEKEKTDYEM, from the coding sequence ATGTTCAAATATGTTTACACAGACTCAACACTCAGGATTGTGCTCGTGGGACACACAGGAGCTGGCAAAAGtgcatcaggaaacaccatatTGGCAGACAAAGCATTTAAAGTGGAATGTAGCTCAAATGCTGTGACTAAATTTGGCGAGAAAAAACAAGGGAAGGTGGAAAACAAAGATGTCTTAGTGATAGATACACCAGGAATAAATGATACAGAAATGACTCAGGAAAAGCTTAAAAGTGAGATAGGAAGGTGTATTGAAATGTGTGCTCCTGGGCCACATGCACTCTTGCTGGTAATTAGGTTTAACAGATTTACAATGGAACAGCAGGCTGCAGTAAAGTGGATCCAGGAGAACTTTGGAGAGGGGGCTTTGAAGTACACAATTGTGCTGTTTACCGGAAAAGAGGAATTGGATGGCAAATCTGTCGAGAAGTTTATCAGTGAAAACCCTTGCCTTCAAAAACTTGTCAAAAAGTGTGGAGACAGATACCATGCTTTCAACAATAACGATATATCATCCCTACAGGTTAGAGAGCTGTTCAGTAAAATAGAAAACATGATGAAAATCAACCATGCAGACTGCTACACAAAGGAAATGTACAAGAGCACACATGATCTTATTGcacggagagagaaggaaagaaaagaaaagaagaataaAAGGGATAGGGAAacggaaaaagagaaagagaaagctgtTCTATGGAAGGGTGTCGGGGCTGTTGCTGGGGCTCTTGCTGGGACTGCTACAGGAGCTGTGATTGGAAGTGTAGCAGGCCCATATTTTGGAGGAGCAACAGTGGTGGTACAAGTAGGAGCAAAAGCAATGACAGCAGCGACAGCAGCGACAGCAGGGTCAGCAACTCTAGGCGCAGGTGCAGGAGGATTAGCTGGTTATGGACGTGGGCCAAAAATTCGCCAATTGTACAATGGTCTTCACAATGGCGTTCTAAACCTAGTAAATGACAACTCggctgaaaaagaaaagactgaCTATGAAATGTAA